In Bifidobacterium sp. ESL0745, one DNA window encodes the following:
- the rplK gene encoding 50S ribosomal protein L11 encodes MAKKKVTALIKLQIEAGKANPAPPLGPALGSHGVNIMDFCKSYNEATKDKMGQVVPVEITVYEDRSFDYVLKTPPAAALLLKAAGIKKGTDNPLTHKVGSVTSAQVREIAETKMADLSARDVEAGMKIIAGTARSMGITVEG; translated from the coding sequence ATGGCTAAGAAAAAGGTCACTGCGCTGATCAAGCTGCAGATCGAGGCCGGCAAGGCCAATCCTGCCCCGCCGCTCGGTCCTGCCCTCGGTTCGCATGGCGTCAACATCATGGACTTCTGCAAGTCCTACAACGAAGCGACGAAAGACAAGATGGGGCAGGTCGTTCCTGTCGAAATCACCGTCTACGAGGATCGCTCGTTCGATTACGTTCTGAAGACCCCGCCGGCCGCAGCGCTTCTGCTCAAGGCCGCCGGTATCAAGAAGGGCACCGACAACCCGCTGACCCACAAGGTCGGCTCCGTCACCTCGGCTCAGGTCCGTGAGATCGCCGAGACCAAGATGGCCGATCTGTCCGCTCGCGACGTCGAGGCCGGAATGAAGATCATCGCGGGCACCGCCCGTTCGATGGGTATCACGGTCGAAGGCTGA